From Shewanella acanthi:
CCTCTGCCATCAAGATGACGGTAAATTTGAATTATTTGCAGTACTCGCCGAAAGGCGCGATGGCAGTGTCAGTGTAGAAATCAGCGAAGATAAAATGCATGCCTCACTGACTCTTACCGCCCCTTGGGGCGGTAAAGAAGTCACCCTACCTGATATTCTTCACGAACTTAAGTCCCATAATGTCTCCATGGGTTTAAGTAAACAACGTATTCAAGCACTGCTGCAAAAATTACATTCCCTACAACCTGGTGAAAGTTGCCAAGGTGAAATTGCCCTCGGCAAACAACCTATCAATGGCGAAAATGCCCTTCTAGAACGTAAAGTCTCCCTCGCCCGCGAACGTCTGCTACAACCCCAAGAACGCGAAGACGGCTCAGTGGATATGCGTAACCTCGGCGCCCTGATCATGGTAAAACCCAAGGATTTACTCATGGTCAAACACTGCGCCACCGAAGGCGCTCCTGGCTATAACATCCAAGGCCAAGCGCTGCCACAAAAGGTCGGCAAAGACTTAGCAATGCAGGCGGGAATAGGCACTGAGCTGCACCCAGACGACCCCAACAAGCTTATCGCCTCTGTCAGTGGCCAACCCGTCGAAACCCGCAGTGGCATGAATGTCGATGATGTTTTAGTGCTTAAGGATGTGGATGTAGGGACTGGCCATATCAACTTTAAGGGTAGCGTACTGATCTCGGGCAATGTCAGCGAAAGCATGATAGTTAAAGCAACCGGCGACATTACCGTGATGGGCTTTGTCGAATCAGCAACCCTTGAAGCTGGAGGCGATATCACCGTCAGTAAAGGGGTGATTGGCAGACAGGTGAGAGTCAATGAATTCTCAACTAGTCTGAATGCCCAAGGCCAAATCAGCGCTCAATTTGTGCAGTATTCCCAGCTCACTGCAAAAGGCGATATTCTGGTCACGAAACAATTACTCCATAGCAATACAAAAACCGCTGGCACGCTTACGGTCAGTGATCCAAGTGGCCGTCGAGGTGACTTAGTGGGCGGTGTCGCCCATGCGGAAAAAGGCGTCACCGCAGTGGTATTTGGTGCGACTGCAGGCACCAAAACCGAAGTCTACTGCGCCATGGAGCAGGGCGAGTTAAAGCAAGGACTTAAACAGCTCGATGAAAGCGTAAAGGCCATGGTAGTCGCCAGCCTTGATATCGAAGCGAAAATCAAAAAACTCCCGCCAAAATCCGAATGGCAGGATGACCCTATTATGATTGAGCAAATCAAAATCATGCTCGATGAGAAGAAACGTATCCTTGATGAGCGCACCCGTGAGGAATTGGAGTTTGATAGCCTCAGACAGGAAGTCGAGAGTTACTATGAGAACTACCGTATCACTGTGCTCAAGCATGTGTTTCTCAATGTCGAGTTTCACATAGGTCAAGCCAACTATCGCAGTACGCGGGAATACGGCACTTGCACCATTAGTAATGAGAATCAAGAAATTCACTTTGATTACAACGCAAAGGCTAAGGCCTGATCTTAGGCATATGCCTATTTCACCCTAACACGGCGGCCAATATGACCGCCGCGCTTTTAATCCCTATTGACCCCATGGCATACTGCCAACAAGATAAGCCCTGAGTGTTAAATCCAATTTCGCCCAAGCCGCATCAAGGAGTGTGAATGACCCAGGTAAAAATGGCCGAGATTGAATGGCCCGCCATTATCAAACTCACTGAAAATGATGAAATGCTCTACCTCGCCCACCAGCGAGATTGGCTCGAAATCGCCTGCCTAAATCAACATCACTTCATCAATACCGACCTTTTACTCGATAGTAAAGGTCAGCAATATTCAATTCGAACCGCTCCTACCCATGAAAACGAAGATCCGATTGCTGAGCTGCCGGTGCTGCTCAAGCAAGAGCAAAAGTTGCCACTAACCGATTTTATTAAATGGGTTCAAAACCACGCCAATGCGATTGGCCAATGTTGTATCGCGAAACTTGCATTCACCACTATCAGCCAAGGCATCGACATAGTTCGCAGTTTAGATGAGCAATAGTGCTCGGACGTGCCACTTTTATCACTGTATAAGCCCAAAAGCGCATATCTTCGACGCAAAATCACAGGCATAATTTGTCGTACTGCCAGAATTACGGCACCAACATCATGCAAACAGCATCTTTTGGTCACCTATGGCAGAGATCAGGACTTATTAGCGATAAAATAAACGGAACCTAAATTGGAACTACTTAAGATTGATTGCCTTGGTAAGCAACTGCGTTTAGAAGCCTCACTCGCGGGTTGGCAACAACTGTTTTGGGACAACAACCTAGTATCACAAAAGGCCGCCAGCGTTGATAATGGTGGCTTAAGAGTGCATCAATTTGAAATCACGGCGCAGCGCAGCATTGCCCTTCCAGATACGGACGAAACCCAAGTTCAAGAAACCAAAATCAACATGCGGCTCGAAACCGATGTCGTCTGGCAGCCCTTCCGCTTCGATTACCGTCTGATACAAGATGATGAAATCATTGCCGAAGGCACACGCACCGAGAAGGATATAGAACGCCAAACCCCAGAAGTCCCTGTCGTGGCAACCCAAAAATTCAGCTTTGTGGGATTAGCCTCTCTTGGCTTTAAACTGCTAAAAAGCGCCAAGGTTGTCAAAGTGCTGCTCGCAGGCGCCAGTGTTGCGGCCTATTCTTGGCTGTTTTCATTGCAGTTTGCGTTAGCCTTAATTGCCTGCTTAGTATTCCATGAATACGGACATATTCGGGCAATGAAGTACTTTGGGATGAAAACCAAGGGCATTTACCTCATCCCCTTTATGGGCGGTCTCGCACTCAGCGATGAAAAAATTAACACCCGCTGGCAGGATGTGGTGATTTCCATCATGGGGCCGACATTCGGGCTATTGATGTCCATCGCCTCACTGATTGCCTACTACGTGACGGATAATATCTTCTTCGCCGGACTTGCGGCCTTTAATGCCCTGTTGAATTTGTTTAACTTGCTGCCCATTTTGCCGCTCGATGGTGGCCATATCCTCAAGAGCATCAGTTTTTCCATGAACAGCATCATGGGATTGATTGCCTGCGTGATTGGGGCCGCTTTTGGGGTTTATATCAGTTATACCTTAGGACTGGCGCTACTCGGTTTCTTGCTGTTAATTGGTAGTTTAGAAATCGTATTCGAGTGGCGCGGCCGCCACCAGAGCCATTTGTTACCACTGGACAGATACGGGCAAGTCTTCTCGACTGTGTGGTATTTACTTACCGTTGCCGCCCTTGTCGGTATCATTTGGCACTTAGCAGGCACAGGCGATGAGATGCTCAGCCTGCCACTGCAAATACTGCGAAGCTAGACTGTCCGCAAAAAGCAAGACGCAAATTTAAAAACCGCGAACACCAATAAGTGTTCGCGGTTTTTGCTTTTAAACAGACTGTAAGTCATCACTTGCCATTGACATTACTCAGTCAGCTTTGGCGCAATTTCGCTGCCACCGAGGGCTTGATAAAGCATCGACTGGGCAGAGAGCTGGTTATCGTGATGCTCAAGCAGCGACGCCTCGGCCGTGCGTCTGTTCTCCTGGGCATCTAACCAATCCTGAATACCGACGGCACCGTTACGGTACTGACTCTCATTGATGACCTCGGCTTTGGCCGGCGCGGTAAATTGCAGGGCGAGTTTCTTCCAGATAAGCGTACTGCTGCTTAGCACAAATCGCATTATCGACATCCCTCAAAGGCGCTATAGAGCGTCTTGCGGTAATTAACGATTGCGGTTTGATAACCGATGTCGGCGATGTCATTGTTGATTTGCATTTGATTCCA
This genomic window contains:
- a CDS encoding FapA family protein codes for the protein MLAPELLELSSDHTKAELRLVPNVHGPITRDDIMRLLSVPEFATLFPIEPAIDKIINQTNSLCHQDDGKFELFAVLAERRDGSVSVEISEDKMHASLTLTAPWGGKEVTLPDILHELKSHNVSMGLSKQRIQALLQKLHSLQPGESCQGEIALGKQPINGENALLERKVSLARERLLQPQEREDGSVDMRNLGALIMVKPKDLLMVKHCATEGAPGYNIQGQALPQKVGKDLAMQAGIGTELHPDDPNKLIASVSGQPVETRSGMNVDDVLVLKDVDVGTGHINFKGSVLISGNVSESMIVKATGDITVMGFVESATLEAGGDITVSKGVIGRQVRVNEFSTSLNAQGQISAQFVQYSQLTAKGDILVTKQLLHSNTKTAGTLTVSDPSGRRGDLVGGVAHAEKGVTAVVFGATAGTKTEVYCAMEQGELKQGLKQLDESVKAMVVASLDIEAKIKKLPPKSEWQDDPIMIEQIKIMLDEKKRILDERTREELEFDSLRQEVESYYENYRITVLKHVFLNVEFHIGQANYRSTREYGTCTISNENQEIHFDYNAKAKA
- a CDS encoding DUF4144 domain-containing protein → MTQVKMAEIEWPAIIKLTENDEMLYLAHQRDWLEIACLNQHHFINTDLLLDSKGQQYSIRTAPTHENEDPIAELPVLLKQEQKLPLTDFIKWVQNHANAIGQCCIAKLAFTTISQGIDIVRSLDEQ
- a CDS encoding site-2 protease family protein; its protein translation is MELLKIDCLGKQLRLEASLAGWQQLFWDNNLVSQKAASVDNGGLRVHQFEITAQRSIALPDTDETQVQETKINMRLETDVVWQPFRFDYRLIQDDEIIAEGTRTEKDIERQTPEVPVVATQKFSFVGLASLGFKLLKSAKVVKVLLAGASVAAYSWLFSLQFALALIACLVFHEYGHIRAMKYFGMKTKGIYLIPFMGGLALSDEKINTRWQDVVISIMGPTFGLLMSIASLIAYYVTDNIFFAGLAAFNALLNLFNLLPILPLDGGHILKSISFSMNSIMGLIACVIGAAFGVYISYTLGLALLGFLLLIGSLEIVFEWRGRHQSHLLPLDRYGQVFSTVWYLLTVAALVGIIWHLAGTGDEMLSLPLQILRS